Proteins encoded together in one Venturia canescens isolate UGA chromosome 10, ASM1945775v1, whole genome shotgun sequence window:
- the LOC122416709 gene encoding uncharacterized protein isoform X1, whose amino-acid sequence MRQAHLSKIAPGSSPNLKFTFDGRHIVDLQYLSDHLKCIKCKKYIFLKNMVEISRMGLHCILNIPCKECSTMTQVHTGKMHGKRENKNRADVNTKAVLGAVHSGIGETALNKLLACLNVPPISANLYKRYERKIGPAIKAAAKDSCRKAAEEKKQLVIANVDKLCQEM is encoded by the exons ATGCGTCAAGCGCATCTGTCTAAAATCGCACCAGGTTCCTCGCCTAACCTCAAATTTACGTTTGACGGTAGACATATTGTTGACTTGCAATATCTTTCGGACCATTTGAAATGCATcaaatgcaaaaaatatatCTTCTTGAAGAATATGGTAGAGATATCGCGAATGGGTTTGCACTGTATATTAAATATTCCCTGCAAAGAGTGTTCAACGATGACACAAGTGCACACCGGAAAAATGCatggaaaacgagaaaataaaaatcgagccgACGTCAATACGAAAGCTGTGTTGG gtGCTGTTCACTCCGGCATTGGGGAAACCGCTTTGAACAAGCTATTGGCCTGTTTGAATGTTCCTCCGATATCAGCAAACCTGTACAAGAGATACGAGCGGAAAATCGGGCCAGCTATAAAAGCTGCTGCAAAGGActcatgtcggaaagctgcggaggaaaaaaaacaattagtGATAGCTAATGTCGACAAGTTATGTCAGGAGATGtga
- the LOC122416709 gene encoding uncharacterized protein isoform X2, which produces MVEISRMGLHCILNIPCKECSTMTQVHTGKMHGKRENKNRADVNTKAVLGAVHSGIGETALNKLLACLNVPPISANLYKRYERKIGPAIKAAAKDSCRKAAEEKKQLVIANVDKLCQEM; this is translated from the exons ATGGTAGAGATATCGCGAATGGGTTTGCACTGTATATTAAATATTCCCTGCAAAGAGTGTTCAACGATGACACAAGTGCACACCGGAAAAATGCatggaaaacgagaaaataaaaatcgagccgACGTCAATACGAAAGCTGTGTTGG gtGCTGTTCACTCCGGCATTGGGGAAACCGCTTTGAACAAGCTATTGGCCTGTTTGAATGTTCCTCCGATATCAGCAAACCTGTACAAGAGATACGAGCGGAAAATCGGGCCAGCTATAAAAGCTGCTGCAAAGGActcatgtcggaaagctgcggaggaaaaaaaacaattagtGATAGCTAATGTCGACAAGTTATGTCAGGAGATGtga